One genomic window of Streptomyces sp. NBC_01276 includes the following:
- a CDS encoding YncE family protein, with amino-acid sequence MLRSLRTRYPLAAVLLAATAVTALAAPGRAAAPAEPLREVLFVGNNWDGTADALASTGDLARIGRINVIPDKEERLREIYLNPVKLAFFLGIRAGAGEGHDQFADDMYTTPDGSAVVVSRPSFADVVSIDVRTGRINWRFPVAGYRADHMAVSPDGTRVAVSASTANTVHVLDIATGREAGSFATGDKPHENTFSRDGRYLWNSSIGDVTSALDAPWLDWTKGDRKITVVDARTFRTVRVIDMRERLDAFGRRDLSDAVRPMSFSPDESKIYFQVSFFNGVVEYDVATDRITRIKELPVNPATSTDRTTWVNDSRHHGLSMSPDGTKLCVAGTMDDYATVVDRATLAQGPLVPADKPYWATVDGDGTACVISESGADRVTAIDFATGAKRVSVPVGDHPQRVRLGHVPAGWSGPTPS; translated from the coding sequence ATGTTACGAAGCCTGCGCACCCGGTACCCGCTGGCCGCGGTCCTCCTCGCCGCCACCGCCGTCACCGCCCTGGCCGCGCCCGGCCGGGCGGCGGCCCCCGCCGAACCCCTGCGCGAGGTGCTGTTCGTCGGGAACAACTGGGACGGCACCGCCGACGCCCTCGCCTCGACCGGCGACCTCGCCCGCATCGGCCGGATCAACGTGATCCCCGACAAGGAGGAGCGGCTGCGGGAGATCTACCTCAACCCCGTCAAACTCGCCTTCTTCCTCGGCATCCGGGCCGGTGCCGGAGAGGGCCACGACCAGTTCGCGGACGACATGTACACCACCCCGGACGGCTCCGCGGTCGTGGTCTCCCGCCCCAGCTTCGCCGACGTCGTCTCCATCGACGTCCGCACCGGCCGGATCAACTGGCGCTTCCCCGTGGCCGGCTACCGCGCCGACCACATGGCGGTCTCGCCCGACGGCACCCGCGTCGCCGTGTCCGCGTCCACGGCCAACACCGTGCACGTCCTCGACATCGCCACCGGCCGCGAGGCCGGCTCGTTCGCCACCGGCGACAAGCCGCACGAGAACACCTTCAGCCGGGACGGCCGTTACCTCTGGAACAGCTCGATCGGTGACGTGACCTCCGCCCTCGATGCGCCCTGGCTGGACTGGACGAAGGGCGACCGGAAGATCACCGTCGTCGACGCGCGGACCTTCCGCACCGTCCGGGTGATCGACATGCGCGAACGCCTCGACGCCTTCGGCCGCCGCGACCTCTCCGACGCCGTCCGGCCCATGTCCTTCAGCCCCGACGAGTCGAAGATCTACTTCCAGGTGTCCTTCTTCAACGGCGTCGTCGAGTACGACGTGGCCACCGACCGGATCACCCGGATCAAGGAACTCCCCGTCAACCCCGCCACCAGCACCGACCGCACCACCTGGGTCAACGACTCCCGCCACCACGGCCTGTCGATGAGCCCCGACGGCACGAAGCTCTGCGTCGCCGGGACCATGGACGACTACGCCACCGTCGTGGACCGCGCCACCCTCGCCCAGGGGCCGCTCGTCCCGGCCGACAAGCCCTACTGGGCCACGGTCGACGGCGACGGCACCGCCTGCGTCATCTCCGAGAGCGGCGCCGACCGGGTCACCGCCATCGACTTCGCCACCGGAGCCAAGCGGGTCTCCGTCCCGGTCGGCGACCACCCCCAACGGGTCCGCCTCGGGCACGTTCCGGCCGGCTGGAGCGGTCCCACGCCCTCCTGA
- a CDS encoding GNAT family N-acetyltransferase produces MVDIREVPEADIDRAQELAYLAFHDRPEREARERHHRLLSSCDRLGAYDEEVLVGFMAAHAFRLSVPGADLDCPGLTFVSVAPTHRRRGVLTALMEERLRRAGAAGSPIAALWASEPAIYGRFGYGPATQGVTIEIDSGRPLALRIDPDPRPLRLVDPADALDVIAPYHEAARRTRAGRPTRGPERWEQEWLCERDEEDEELGPPRIIALGRPGQPVAGYVLYRTKPQDDTGPFPVRTPGLVRVDELEADTPAVAAALWDCVASLDLTGTVRARCRPADDPLLHFAADRDQVRVTAQFPALWLRLVDVAAALTARSWAAPVELVLQLADVRLPANAGRFRLKAGPGGATYEPARATPDLTLDVRELAACYLGGTRTAELVAAGLVTEHTPGAAAALDAALATGPLPHTGDEF; encoded by the coding sequence ATGGTGGACATCCGCGAGGTACCCGAGGCCGACATCGACCGCGCCCAGGAGCTCGCGTACCTGGCCTTCCACGACCGCCCGGAACGGGAGGCGCGCGAACGCCACCACCGCCTGCTGAGCAGCTGCGACCGGCTCGGCGCCTACGACGAGGAGGTGCTGGTCGGCTTCATGGCCGCCCACGCCTTCCGCCTCTCGGTCCCGGGCGCCGACCTCGACTGCCCCGGGCTCACCTTCGTGTCCGTCGCCCCCACCCACCGGCGCCGGGGCGTCCTCACCGCGCTGATGGAGGAGCGGCTGCGCCGGGCCGGGGCCGCGGGCAGCCCGATCGCCGCCCTGTGGGCATCGGAACCGGCCATCTACGGCCGCTTCGGCTACGGGCCGGCCACCCAGGGCGTCACCATCGAGATCGACTCCGGCCGGCCCCTCGCCCTGCGGATCGACCCCGACCCGCGTCCGCTGCGCCTGGTGGACCCGGCCGACGCCCTCGACGTGATCGCCCCGTACCACGAGGCCGCCCGCCGCACCCGGGCCGGCCGGCCGACCCGCGGCCCCGAACGCTGGGAGCAGGAGTGGCTGTGCGAACGGGACGAGGAGGACGAGGAGTTGGGCCCGCCCCGGATCATCGCCCTCGGGCGGCCCGGACAGCCGGTGGCGGGCTACGTCCTCTACCGCACGAAGCCGCAGGACGACACGGGCCCCTTCCCGGTCCGCACCCCGGGCCTGGTCCGCGTCGACGAACTGGAGGCCGACACACCCGCCGTCGCCGCCGCGCTGTGGGACTGCGTGGCCTCCCTCGACCTGACCGGCACCGTCCGCGCCCGGTGCCGCCCGGCCGACGACCCGCTGCTGCACTTCGCCGCCGACCGGGACCAGGTCAGGGTCACCGCCCAGTTCCCGGCGCTCTGGCTGCGCCTGGTCGACGTGGCCGCGGCGCTGACGGCCCGGTCGTGGGCGGCGCCGGTGGAACTGGTGCTGCAGCTGGCCGACGTACGGCTGCCCGCGAACGCCGGGCGGTTCCGGCTCAAGGCCGGGCCGGGCGGGGCGACGTACGAGCCCGCCCGCGCGACCCCCGACCTGACCCTGGACGTACGGGAGCTGGCCGCCTGCTACCTGGGCGGGACCAGGACGGCGGAGCTGGTGGCCGCCGGGCTGGTGACCGAACACACCCCGGGCGCGGCGGCGGCCCTGGACGCGGCCCTGGCGACGGGGCCGCTCCCGCACACGGGGGACGAGTTCTGA
- a CDS encoding NCS2 family permease produces the protein MTQSSVEPKTSAEEAGDGSLAPAGRSWLDRYFHITHRGSNIGNEVRGGITTFMAMAYILLLNPLILSGKDVAGDTMSQKALITATAFAAALTTLLMGFVGKVPLALAAGLSVSGVLSSQVAPQMTWPQAMGMCVMYGVVICLLVVTGLREMIMNAIPLALKHAITMGIGLFVALIGLVKAGFVGNGGEFMPPVQLGATGELSGWPVFLFCVTLLAIFMLQARKVRGAILIGIVGGTVLAAILNAVVNIDPKAWKNGPPELAGSAISMPDFSLFGKVEFGGWGDVGVMTIGMIVFTLVLAGFFDAMATIIGVGTEAKLADDQGRMPGLSKALFIDGAGGAIGGIAGGSGQTVFVESATGVGEGARTGLASVVTGLFFAACLFFTPITQIVPGEVASAALVVIGAMMMQNARHVDWSDSATSIPVFLTVVIMPFTYQITAGVAAGVISYVAIKAAQGKAREVGGFMWVLTGIFLIYFALHPIEAWLGVK, from the coding sequence ATGACCCAGTCATCCGTGGAGCCCAAGACCAGTGCGGAGGAGGCCGGCGACGGCTCTCTGGCCCCCGCCGGACGTTCTTGGCTCGACCGGTACTTTCACATAACGCACAGAGGCTCCAACATCGGCAACGAGGTTCGTGGCGGCATCACGACCTTCATGGCGATGGCGTACATCCTCCTGCTCAACCCGCTGATCCTCTCCGGCAAGGACGTCGCCGGAGACACCATGAGCCAGAAGGCGCTGATCACGGCCACGGCCTTCGCCGCCGCCCTGACCACCCTGCTCATGGGCTTCGTCGGCAAGGTCCCGCTGGCCCTGGCCGCCGGCCTGTCCGTCTCCGGCGTCCTGTCCTCGCAGGTGGCCCCGCAGATGACCTGGCCGCAGGCCATGGGCATGTGCGTGATGTACGGCGTCGTGATCTGTCTCCTGGTCGTCACCGGCCTCCGAGAGATGATCATGAACGCGATCCCCCTCGCGCTCAAGCACGCCATCACCATGGGCATCGGCCTCTTCGTCGCCCTGATCGGCCTCGTCAAGGCCGGCTTCGTCGGCAACGGCGGGGAGTTCATGCCCCCCGTGCAGCTGGGTGCGACCGGTGAGCTCTCGGGCTGGCCCGTCTTCCTCTTCTGCGTGACCCTGCTCGCCATCTTCATGCTGCAGGCCCGCAAGGTCCGCGGCGCGATCCTCATCGGCATCGTCGGCGGCACCGTCCTCGCGGCCATCCTCAACGCCGTCGTGAACATCGACCCGAAGGCCTGGAAGAACGGTCCGCCGGAGCTCGCGGGCTCCGCGATCTCGATGCCCGACTTCTCGCTGTTCGGCAAGGTCGAGTTCGGCGGCTGGGGCGACGTCGGCGTCATGACGATCGGCATGATCGTCTTCACCCTCGTGCTCGCCGGCTTCTTCGACGCGATGGCCACCATCATCGGCGTCGGCACCGAGGCCAAGCTGGCCGACGACCAGGGCCGCATGCCGGGCCTGTCGAAGGCGCTGTTCATCGACGGTGCCGGTGGCGCCATCGGTGGCATCGCGGGCGGCTCCGGCCAGACCGTGTTCGTCGAGTCCGCCACCGGCGTCGGCGAGGGTGCCCGTACCGGCCTCGCCTCCGTCGTCACCGGCCTCTTCTTCGCCGCCTGCCTCTTCTTCACCCCGATCACCCAGATCGTCCCGGGTGAGGTCGCCTCGGCCGCCCTGGTGGTCATCGGCGCGATGATGATGCAGAACGCCCGCCACGTGGACTGGTCCGACAGCGCGACCTCGATTCCGGTCTTCCTGACCGTCGTGATCATGCCGTTCACCTACCAGATCACGGCCGGTGTCGCCGCGGGCGTCATCTCCTACGTGGCCATCAAGGCCGCGCAGGGCAAGGCGCGCGAGGTCGGTGGCTTCATGTGGGTCCTGACCGGCATCTTCCTGATCTACTTCGCCCTCCACCCCATCGAGGCGTGGCTCGGCGTGAAGTAG
- a CDS encoding FG-GAP-like repeat-containing protein, with the protein MPVTATEARREAVKSGKEVEVTSEASAYSSTWAQPGGTFKLRVSSLATRAKVGGAWKPVDTTLERVEGGFAPKAVNGRVVFSAGSAAGKGQSGGGGRASRGVSRVTLASPAIAKADGPAPEWSELVRLYTDGHDLVVSWPGPLPQPVISGPRALYENVRPGIDLVMTAQDGGYTHVLVVKDKQAAADPLLRQLNYRLSSPDLTFHLDESSKSVSAQDAQGQEIAASPTPFMWDSAGKAAVTEGEPQAKPAPEAKDHPTLALSGLNGAEGNHAKAAGAALSAENVLTVTPNAQLLNDADTVYPVFIDPSFKGHKQNWSTFYKTEGGSSFWNGQNYNSGSGTPEARVGYESTTGGTSRAAFIFDFGSQLYGSQIRTANLRLLQTYSWGCDPRAFDVYHTPLITSSSTWNNTDTDTFWGKRIAGTSTGHGYNSSCPDAWVGIDIKPTVEEGARGAWQNLTLGLRSPNESDASYWKKFQANGESAPYIEVEYNKAPDEPTVAGMDTVPGGLCVTDAPFNKVGKSDVMFEVQGRDGDGNLKQIQFKVWRTADSQAVFDQWIWPDSYGVARTTIGWESFTANTTYSWTATANDWDGSTSAAGPAGTDKPCTFTVDHSQPVKPTIRSEDFPAPGPDGAEWSKNTLGPGKITVIAGGTNPADIREFQWSLNHPVYDQKAVPATGQDTVTVDVNPDNAGPNLFYVRIVNKAGNLSDPFIYTFYVRPRPGSDGPGDVTGDGKADLLAIDAAGDLRVYPADATGDVDAWMPAATDNGKPAPAGYWKDATGKTALVAHSTDWYPGDGITDLIARMPDGKLYVYQGDGNGRFDISRRTEILLPAGAPDPATLTQIVVVPDINGDHAEDIFATAGDTFWILTGYSGASITEARQLSATSWTKRDIIDVRDFTGDGVPDLLFRDDADPNRGLALRRGKPGTNGGADIDSLALAVNSADGKDLTYGTTGWDSTTWPLLRGTPDVNGDGIPDLYLTRNDGTLHLYNGGRTTIGNGRRVEEDDWATARTLG; encoded by the coding sequence GTGCCTGTCACCGCCACCGAGGCCCGCCGGGAAGCCGTCAAGTCCGGGAAGGAGGTCGAGGTCACCTCTGAGGCGAGCGCGTACAGCAGCACGTGGGCGCAGCCTGGCGGGACGTTCAAGCTGCGGGTTTCGAGTCTGGCGACGCGGGCGAAGGTCGGCGGTGCGTGGAAGCCGGTCGACACGACGTTGGAGCGGGTGGAGGGCGGGTTCGCGCCGAAGGCCGTCAACGGGCGCGTCGTGTTCAGTGCGGGCAGCGCCGCCGGCAAGGGTCAGTCCGGTGGCGGGGGCCGTGCGTCCCGAGGGGTGTCCCGGGTGACGCTGGCCAGTCCGGCGATCGCGAAGGCGGACGGGCCCGCCCCCGAGTGGAGTGAGCTCGTACGGCTGTATACCGATGGGCACGATCTGGTCGTGTCCTGGCCGGGACCGCTGCCCCAGCCGGTGATTTCCGGGCCGCGGGCCCTGTACGAGAACGTCCGCCCGGGTATAGACCTGGTGATGACCGCTCAGGACGGCGGCTACACGCATGTCCTGGTCGTGAAGGACAAGCAGGCCGCAGCCGACCCCTTGCTGCGCCAGTTGAACTACCGGCTTTCCTCTCCGGATCTGACGTTCCATCTGGACGAGTCGTCGAAGTCGGTCAGCGCGCAGGACGCGCAGGGCCAGGAGATCGCCGCCTCCCCGACCCCGTTCATGTGGGACTCGGCGGGCAAGGCCGCGGTCACCGAAGGTGAGCCGCAGGCGAAGCCCGCTCCCGAGGCCAAGGACCATCCCACCCTCGCCCTGTCCGGTCTCAACGGCGCCGAGGGCAACCACGCCAAGGCCGCAGGGGCTGCGCTGTCCGCGGAGAACGTGCTGACGGTGACTCCGAACGCGCAGCTGCTGAACGACGCCGACACCGTGTACCCGGTCTTCATCGACCCGTCGTTCAAGGGCCACAAGCAGAACTGGTCGACCTTCTACAAGACCGAGGGCGGCTCCAGCTTCTGGAACGGCCAGAACTACAACAGCGGCTCCGGCACCCCCGAGGCGCGCGTCGGCTACGAGTCGACCACCGGCGGTACCTCCCGCGCCGCGTTCATCTTCGACTTCGGCAGCCAGCTCTACGGCTCCCAGATCCGCACGGCGAACCTGCGCCTGCTGCAGACGTACTCCTGGGGCTGTGACCCAAGGGCCTTCGACGTCTACCACACCCCGCTGATCACCAGCTCCAGCACCTGGAACAACACCGACACCGACACGTTCTGGGGCAAGCGCATCGCCGGCACGTCCACCGGCCACGGCTACAACAGCTCCTGCCCCGACGCCTGGGTCGGCATCGACATCAAGCCCACCGTCGAGGAAGGCGCCCGCGGCGCCTGGCAGAACCTCACCCTGGGCCTGCGCTCCCCGAACGAGAGCGACGCGAGCTACTGGAAGAAGTTCCAGGCCAACGGCGAGAGCGCCCCGTACATCGAGGTCGAGTACAACAAGGCCCCCGACGAGCCCACCGTCGCCGGCATGGACACCGTCCCCGGCGGGCTGTGCGTGACCGACGCCCCCTTCAACAAGGTCGGCAAGTCCGACGTCATGTTCGAGGTCCAGGGCCGCGACGGCGACGGCAACCTCAAGCAGATCCAGTTCAAGGTCTGGCGCACTGCCGACAGCCAGGCCGTCTTCGACCAGTGGATCTGGCCCGACAGCTACGGCGTCGCCCGCACCACCATCGGCTGGGAGTCCTTCACCGCCAACACCACCTACTCCTGGACCGCCACGGCCAACGACTGGGACGGCTCCACCTCCGCCGCCGGCCCCGCCGGCACCGACAAGCCCTGCACCTTCACCGTCGACCACTCCCAGCCGGTCAAACCCACGATCCGCTCCGAGGACTTCCCCGCACCCGGCCCCGACGGCGCCGAGTGGAGCAAGAACACCCTCGGCCCCGGCAAGATCACCGTCATCGCGGGCGGCACCAACCCGGCCGACATCCGCGAGTTCCAGTGGTCCCTCAACCACCCCGTCTACGACCAGAAGGCCGTCCCCGCCACCGGGCAGGACACCGTCACCGTCGACGTCAACCCCGACAACGCCGGACCGAACCTCTTCTACGTCCGCATCGTCAACAAGGCCGGCAACCTCTCCGACCCCTTCATCTACACCTTCTACGTCCGCCCCCGCCCCGGATCCGACGGCCCCGGCGACGTCACCGGCGACGGCAAGGCCGACCTCCTGGCCATCGACGCGGCCGGCGACCTGCGCGTCTACCCCGCCGACGCCACCGGCGACGTCGACGCCTGGATGCCCGCCGCCACCGACAACGGCAAACCCGCCCCCGCCGGCTACTGGAAAGACGCCACCGGCAAAACCGCACTCGTCGCGCACTCCACCGACTGGTACCCCGGCGACGGCATCACCGACCTCATCGCCCGCATGCCCGACGGCAAGCTCTACGTCTACCAGGGCGACGGCAACGGCCGCTTCGACATCAGCCGCCGCACCGAAATCCTCCTCCCCGCAGGCGCGCCCGACCCGGCCACCCTCACCCAGATCGTCGTCGTCCCCGACATCAACGGCGACCACGCCGAGGACATCTTCGCCACCGCCGGCGACACCTTCTGGATCCTCACCGGATACAGCGGCGCCAGCATCACCGAAGCCCGCCAGCTCTCCGCCACCAGCTGGACCAAACGCGACATCATCGACGTCCGCGACTTCACCGGCGACGGCGTCCCCGACCTCCTCTTCCGCGACGACGCCGACCCCAACCGAGGCCTCGCCCTGCGCCGCGGTAAGCCCGGCACCAACGGCGGAGCCGACATCGACTCCCTCGCCCTCGCCGTCAACTCCGCCGACGGCAAGGACCTCACCTACGGCACCACCGGCTGGGACAGCACCACCTGGCCCCTCCTGCGCGGCACCCCCGACGTCAACGGAGACGGCATCCCCGACCTCTACCTCACCCGCAACGACGGCACCCTCCACCTCTACAACGGAGGCCGCACCACCATCGGCAACGGCCGACGCGTAGAGGAAGACGACTGGGCCACCGCCCGCACCCTCGGATAG
- a CDS encoding germacradienol/geosmin synthase, producing the protein MTQPFQLPDFYVPYPARLNPHLEQARVHTKQWARGFGMLEGSGVWEEKDLDAHDYALLCSYTHPDCDSDALDLVTDWYVWVFFFDDHFLEMYKRSQDRAGAKAYLDRLAAFMPMDLAAGFPEATNPVEAGLADLWARTVPAMSMDWRERFSLSTKNLLDESMWELANINIGRVANPLEYIEMRRKVGGAPWSAGLIEYVSAEVPARVAHSRPLGVLRDAFSDAVHIRNDIFSYEREVAHEGELSNAILVLETFLGCSTQEAAEASNDLLTSRLQQFEQTALVELPQLFADHAMDPAEIAAVLAYAKGLQDWQSGGHEWHMVSSRYMNKEAKATAPLTLPFLPSGLGTTALDLRSLFTRRSMELRRRSFTHVPYERTGPSVIPDIHMPFELSLSPHLGSAREGSVEWARRMGLTDPQPGDPGSAIWNEQKLRGYDFALCSAGIDPDATPEALLLNACWLTWGTYGDDYYPVVFARAKDLRAAKATTARLVSMIPVDHAEQPLPLTVMERSLADLWVRTTEAMGAQVRAEFRATLVSMLESWVWEMENLILNRIPDPVDYAEMRRHTFGSHLTMYLCRLGQAGRGIPEEIYRSGTIRSLENAAADTACLINDVFSYQKEVEVEGEVHNHVLVTRNFFDIGYEQALHICHDLMTQRTQEFEHIVASQLPLLYDDWKLDREARAGLDAYVGELKDWMAGILNWHRKCRRYGEEDLHRPADGLSTAVRGPGFGMAAARLRLPA; encoded by the coding sequence GTGACGCAGCCGTTCCAACTGCCGGATTTCTACGTGCCCTATCCGGCGCGACTCAACCCCCACCTGGAGCAAGCCCGGGTCCACACCAAGCAGTGGGCGCGCGGCTTCGGCATGCTGGAGGGTTCCGGGGTCTGGGAGGAGAAGGACCTCGACGCGCACGACTACGCCCTGCTGTGCTCGTACACCCACCCCGACTGCGACAGTGACGCGCTGGACCTGGTCACCGACTGGTACGTGTGGGTCTTCTTCTTCGACGACCACTTCCTGGAGATGTACAAGCGCTCCCAGGACCGCGCGGGCGCCAAGGCGTACCTCGACCGGCTCGCCGCCTTCATGCCGATGGACCTGGCCGCGGGCTTCCCCGAGGCCACCAACCCCGTCGAGGCGGGGCTCGCGGACCTGTGGGCGCGGACCGTCCCGGCCATGTCTATGGACTGGCGGGAACGGTTCTCCTTGTCGACGAAGAACCTGCTCGACGAGTCGATGTGGGAGCTCGCCAACATCAACATCGGGCGGGTGGCGAACCCGCTGGAGTACATCGAGATGCGCCGCAAGGTCGGCGGCGCCCCCTGGTCGGCCGGACTGATCGAGTACGTCTCCGCCGAGGTGCCCGCGCGCGTGGCGCACTCGCGGCCGCTCGGCGTGCTGCGCGACGCCTTCTCCGACGCCGTGCACATCAGGAACGACATCTTCTCCTACGAGCGCGAGGTCGCCCACGAGGGCGAACTCTCCAACGCCATCCTGGTGCTGGAGACCTTCCTCGGCTGCTCCACTCAGGAGGCCGCCGAGGCCTCCAACGACCTGCTCACCTCCCGCCTCCAGCAGTTCGAGCAGACCGCGCTCGTCGAACTCCCCCAGCTCTTCGCCGACCACGCCATGGACCCCGCCGAGATCGCGGCCGTCCTCGCCTACGCCAAGGGCCTGCAGGACTGGCAGTCGGGCGGCCACGAGTGGCACATGGTCTCCAGCCGCTACATGAACAAGGAGGCCAAGGCCACGGCCCCGCTCACCCTGCCCTTCCTCCCCAGCGGGCTCGGCACCACCGCGCTCGACCTCCGCTCCCTGTTCACCCGGCGGTCGATGGAACTGCGTCGCCGTTCCTTCACCCACGTCCCCTACGAGCGCACCGGGCCGTCCGTGATCCCGGACATCCACATGCCCTTCGAGCTCTCCCTCAGCCCCCATCTCGGCTCCGCCCGCGAGGGATCGGTGGAGTGGGCGCGCCGGATGGGCCTGACCGACCCGCAGCCGGGCGATCCCGGCTCCGCGATCTGGAACGAACAGAAGCTGCGCGGCTACGACTTCGCGCTCTGCTCGGCCGGCATCGACCCCGACGCCACGCCCGAGGCCCTGCTGCTCAACGCGTGCTGGCTGACCTGGGGGACGTACGGGGACGACTACTACCCGGTGGTGTTCGCCCGCGCCAAGGACCTCCGGGCCGCCAAGGCGACGACGGCCCGGCTGGTCTCGATGATCCCGGTCGACCACGCCGAACAGCCGCTGCCGCTGACCGTGATGGAGCGCTCCCTCGCCGACCTGTGGGTGCGCACCACCGAGGCCATGGGGGCGCAGGTCCGTGCCGAGTTCCGGGCCACGCTGGTGAGCATGCTGGAGAGCTGGGTGTGGGAGATGGAGAACCTGATCCTGAACCGCATCCCCGACCCGGTGGACTACGCCGAGATGCGCCGCCACACCTTCGGCTCGCACCTGACGATGTACCTGTGCCGGCTCGGCCAGGCAGGGCGCGGCATCCCGGAGGAGATCTACCGGTCGGGGACCATCCGGTCGCTGGAGAACGCCGCGGCCGACACCGCGTGCCTGATCAACGACGTCTTCTCCTACCAGAAGGAGGTGGAGGTCGAGGGCGAGGTCCACAACCACGTCCTCGTCACCCGGAACTTCTTCGACATCGGCTACGAGCAGGCCCTGCACATCTGCCACGACCTGATGACGCAGCGCACCCAGGAGTTCGAGCACATCGTCGCGTCGCAGCTGCCGTTGCTCTACGACGACTGGAAGCTGGACCGGGAGGCGCGCGCCGGGCTCGACGCGTACGTCGGGGAGCTCAAGGACTGGATGGCCGGGATCCTCAACTGGCACCGGAAATGCCGTCGTTACGGCGAGGAGGACCTGCACCGGCCGGCCGACGGCCTGTCCACGGCCGTCCGGGGCCCCGGATTCGGCATGGCTGCGGCCCGGCTCCGTCTGCCCGCCTGA
- a CDS encoding XdhC family protein, with amino-acid sequence MLDIAEELNRWVEQGRDFAVATVVAVGGSAPRQPGAALAVDGEGTAIGSVSGGCVEGAVYELCRQALEDGETVLERFGYSDDDAFAVGLTCGGIIDILVTPVPVGSPWREVLARALAAAAHGETAAVARIAEGPAELVGRALLVQADGSYEGGFGGHPLLDRTIAGEARAMLDAGRTGVLEIGADGRLCGEPLKVLVESSVPPPRMIVFGAIDFASALVRIGKFLGYHVTLCDARPVFATKNRFPDADEIVVDWPHRYLEGAEVDGRTVLCVLTHDAKFDVPLLELALKLPVAYIGAMGSRRTHEDRNERLRAVGVTELELARLRSPIGLDLGARSPEETALSIAAEIVANRRGGTGATLTGAHIPIHHDPSQSVVSRIGSVA; translated from the coding sequence ATGCTGGACATCGCCGAAGAACTCAACCGGTGGGTCGAGCAGGGACGTGACTTCGCCGTCGCCACGGTCGTGGCGGTCGGCGGGAGCGCCCCGCGGCAGCCCGGAGCCGCACTCGCCGTGGACGGCGAGGGCACGGCCATCGGTTCGGTCTCCGGCGGATGCGTGGAGGGCGCGGTGTACGAGCTGTGCCGCCAGGCGCTCGAAGACGGCGAGACCGTCCTCGAGCGCTTCGGGTACAGCGACGACGATGCCTTCGCCGTGGGCCTGACCTGCGGCGGAATCATCGACATCCTGGTCACCCCAGTGCCCGTGGGCTCCCCGTGGCGCGAGGTGCTGGCCCGTGCGCTGGCCGCCGCCGCGCACGGGGAGACGGCCGCCGTCGCCCGGATCGCCGAAGGCCCCGCCGAGCTGGTGGGCCGCGCGCTCCTCGTCCAGGCCGACGGCTCCTACGAGGGGGGCTTCGGCGGACACCCCCTGCTCGACCGCACCATCGCCGGGGAGGCCCGCGCCATGCTCGACGCCGGCCGGACCGGTGTCCTGGAGATCGGCGCCGACGGCAGGCTCTGCGGAGAGCCGCTGAAGGTGCTCGTCGAGTCCAGCGTCCCGCCCCCGCGGATGATCGTCTTCGGCGCCATCGACTTCGCCTCCGCCCTGGTGCGGATCGGCAAGTTCCTCGGCTACCACGTGACCCTGTGCGACGCCCGGCCCGTCTTCGCCACGAAGAATCGTTTCCCCGACGCGGACGAGATCGTGGTCGACTGGCCGCACCGCTACCTGGAGGGCGCGGAGGTGGACGGCCGGACCGTCCTGTGCGTGCTGACCCACGACGCCAAGTTCGACGTACCGCTCCTCGAACTGGCCCTGAAGCTTCCCGTCGCCTACATCGGCGCCATGGGCTCCCGCCGCACCCACGAGGACCGCAACGAGCGGCTCCGCGCGGTCGGCGTGACCGAGCTCGAACTGGCCCGCCTGCGCTCCCCGATCGGCCTGGACCTCGGCGCCCGCTCCCCGGAGGAGACCGCGCTGTCCATCGCCGCCGAGATCGTCGCGAACCGTCGCGGCGGCACCGGGGCGACGCTCACCGGCGCGCACATCCCGATCCACCACGACCCGTCGCAGAGCGTGGTCAGCCGGATCGGTTCCGTCGCTTGA